Below is a window of Planktothrix serta PCC 8927 DNA.
GAATCATCCCCAGAGTAGATGGCAAATTCGGAGGGTGTCAACCGTCGAATCTGGCTGACTTGCTCTAAATTACCACTGGCTTCCTTAATCGCCACAATATTCGGAATCTCCGCTAAACGCGCTACCGTTTCCGGCAGAAGATTCTGTCCCGTGCGTCCCGGAATATTGTAAAGCATCATCGGTAAATCGGGACTTGACTGAGCGATCGCTTGGAAATGCCGATACAAACCCTCTTGAGGAGGTTTATTGTAATACGGGACAACCTGTAATGTGCCATCTAATCCCAGTTTAGCGGTTTTTTGGGTGGCATTAATCGCTTCGGTGGTGCAGTTCGATCCCGTTCCCGCGATCACCTTCGCTTGAGCCGACACCGCCTTCTGCACAACTTGAAACAACTCGTATTCTTCATCCCAAGTCAAGGTCGGGGATTCTCCCGTCGTTCCGCACACAACTAAAGCATCCGTTCCTTGCTCTACTAGATGGGCGGCTAACTTTTCCGCCTCTGCGTAATTGACACTACCGTCCTGGTGAAACGGCGTCACCATTGCCGTTATAACTCGTCCAAAACTTACCATTTGTCTTCTTGTCAGTTATCCTGTGTTCTGCATTAGTCATCAGTCATCAGTCATCAGTTATCAGTCATCAGTTATCAGTCATCAGTTTATTTCCTATTCCCTGTTCCCTGTTCCCTGTTCCCTGTTCCCTGTTCTAAGACCGATGACCCAGGAGTTGTTTTTCCACTAATAATTCAGCAATTTGCACGGCATTTAACGCTGCACCCTTGCGGATTTGATCGCCACAGAGCCACAGTTCTAAACCACAGGGATGAGACAAATCCTGACGAATGCGACCCACTAATACCGGATCACGTCCACTGGCATCAATGGGCATGGGGAAATAGTTCGCCTGTGGGTCTTCCACCAGTTGCACTCCCGGCGCCGTGCTGAGGATATCCCGTGCTTTTTCCACACTGAAGGGTTGCTCAAATTCTAAGTTAACCGCTTCTGAATGGGCACGCAATACGGGAACCCGCACACAAGTTGCTGAAATTCTCAGATCACTCACCCCAAAAATTTTGCGGGTTTCGTTAATCATTTTCATTTCTTCTTCACAATAACCCAATTCATTAATCGGTGTGTTGTGAAGGAAAAGATTAAAGGCTAACGGATAGGGAAAAATCTCCGTTTTGGGCGTTTCTTCCTGCAAAATGGCAGAAGCTTGCTGTTTCACTTCCTCCATCGCCCTAGCCCCAGCCCCACTTGCTGATTGATAGGTAGAAATCACCATCCGGCGAATAGGTTGTACCTGATATAACGGCCAAACTGCCACCGTCATTAAAATCGTGGTGCAGTTAGGGTTGGCAATAATCCCTTTGTGGTTGTTAACGGCTTCTGGGTTAACTTCCGGGACGACTAACGGTACATCCGGGTTCATGCGGAAGGCGCTGGAGTTATCGACCATAACGGCTCCATTTGCCACTATCTTTGCAGCCCAAGCCTTAGAGGTTGATCCTCCGGCGGACGCTAACACAATATCAACATTGTGAAACGAGTCCTCCGATACCGCCTCAACGGGTAAAGTTTCCCCTTTAAAGGTTAACGAGGTTCCGGCTGAACGAGGAGAAGCTAATAACTTTAACTCCCCCACTGGAAAATTTCGACTTTCCAGGAGTTCGATTAACTCCGTACCGACAGCGCCCGTCGCCCCTAAAATGGCAACTCGATAGGAATTTGACATGCATTGTAACCTCCGTAATCAAAAACTCGCAATTTTAATAAATCGAAATTTTTATAGCAACACAAGGTTTAGGGTATTGAGACTCTCTGCTCTGAATAGACAAGGATTCTTTAACAGAAGATCACCACCGATGATTAATTGATCGGGGGGCTTAAGTCCCTTATTGATTGGAGTTGAGCCGTTCTTATTCTCGCCCAAATGGAACAGAATCTAACGAACAGGTACACAAGGGCGCATAATCAGTTACGATCACTCATTGAGTACACAACTGGATTTCTAGCAATCTTAACTTGCTAACCCCAGATTATAGTTCCCCCGCGAGTGAAATGTGTTGGGGTATTGAATTCAGAATATCACGATTGTCAGCACC
It encodes the following:
- the dapA gene encoding 4-hydroxy-tetrahydrodipicolinate synthase, producing MVSFGRVITAMVTPFHQDGSVNYAEAEKLAAHLVEQGTDALVVCGTTGESPTLTWDEEYELFQVVQKAVSAQAKVIAGTGSNCTTEAINATQKTAKLGLDGTLQVVPYYNKPPQEGLYRHFQAIAQSSPDLPMMLYNIPGRTGQNLLPETVARLAEIPNIVAIKEASGNLEQVSQIRRLTPSEFAIYSGDDSLTLPMLAVGSSGVVSVASHLVGTQLQEMIQAFEVGQVQVATEIHIRLFGLFKALFLTANPIPVKIALNLQGWNVGSTRLPLYDPAVEVTNRLKDVLGQLNLIR
- a CDS encoding aspartate-semialdehyde dehydrogenase; translated protein: MSNSYRVAILGATGAVGTELIELLESRNFPVGELKLLASPRSAGTSLTFKGETLPVEAVSEDSFHNVDIVLASAGGSTSKAWAAKIVANGAVMVDNSSAFRMNPDVPLVVPEVNPEAVNNHKGIIANPNCTTILMTVAVWPLYQVQPIRRMVISTYQSASGAGARAMEEVKQQASAILQEETPKTEIFPYPLAFNLFLHNTPINELGYCEEEMKMINETRKIFGVSDLRISATCVRVPVLRAHSEAVNLEFEQPFSVEKARDILSTAPGVQLVEDPQANYFPMPIDASGRDPVLVGRIRQDLSHPCGLELWLCGDQIRKGAALNAVQIAELLVEKQLLGHRS